One stretch of Candidatus Aminicenantes bacterium DNA includes these proteins:
- a CDS encoding glycoside hydrolase family 2 has translation MTTKSSALARGLSLAALGIVAAIAFGSNGADVPMPSSPTTNYGFTPRPEAVAGLEASVLPLNGAWKFQAAPPPAFWSLTERSAAAWPPIQVPGDWTMQGFAVKPGTAAGYLKTVTIPKSWAGSRVLIRFDGVQSEAKVWVNGRPAGAHHGGFNAFELDVTALVHPGSAATIAVSVQNESTADDLASGTQYAAYQFGGLTRKASLLAVPEVHVDRLRIRTDLDDAYRDARLRVDLSLANAGRSAAREAQVRFALLDPSGNPMPLSTAPLSAWDLAPGSAVNKVFEADVRDPKLWDAEHPRLHTLIVTLTVEGRPVETVSRRFGFREIEVAGTRVYVNGTPIKIRGVNRHETHPLLGRSLTPELGRKDAELFRAANVNYIRTSHYPPAEEFLDACDELGLFVECEAPLVWIGHGANPKWKIDAPNDPKYYPLLERAVGEMIAFDDRHPSIIFWSLANESTWGPNWAKVKAFAETLDPTRPKTFHDQAYGDYNNLGSSIMAVANYHYPGPQGPELALNFPRPLLYGEYCHLNCYNRTELAADPGLRDEWGNGLQRQWERMAGSATVIGGAIWSGIDDVFQLPSGQAVGYGEWGLLDGWRREKPEYWHLKKSYSPVRVKPEVIPVAGPGQPIRLEVENRHDFTNLSEMRIEWRLGEARGTAHMDLPPRRSGILALRPPAGDFQGQTLKLEFWSPRGFLAEAVEIPIGRRTIPAPPFTAAMAGTIELKEEAGRYIAAGPSTRWTINKATGAILGAETDGVPILAGGPVLMLLAQTSGPCVTDFSLDIKPLNDVGSAWTAESVKAVQEAGAVVLTVKGRYKEARGEYRIRIDGAGQADIEYSFAVEEKMNPRQWGLVLYLPREMDRLDWSRQGLWSVYPDDHIGRLRGTAIALAAGRDFRFRQAPEWAWKDDQNSLGSNDFRSTKTGLDWATLTSAKGYGALLASDGRHAARAFVDGDRIGWLIADFNTGGGDIFFAPHHKVDDRPLEKGAVIKGRFAVRLLAGPR, from the coding sequence ATGACCACGAAATCCTCGGCCCTCGCCCGGGGCCTGTCCCTGGCTGCCCTCGGAATCGTCGCTGCGATCGCCTTCGGATCGAACGGAGCGGACGTTCCGATGCCCTCGTCGCCGACGACCAATTATGGATTCACGCCCCGGCCCGAAGCCGTGGCCGGCCTCGAGGCGTCCGTCCTGCCGCTCAACGGCGCCTGGAAATTCCAGGCCGCACCGCCCCCGGCCTTCTGGTCGCTCACCGAGCGCTCCGCCGCCGCCTGGCCCCCCATCCAGGTCCCCGGCGATTGGACGATGCAGGGCTTTGCCGTCAAGCCCGGCACAGCCGCCGGCTACCTTAAGACCGTGACCATCCCCAAATCGTGGGCCGGCAGCCGCGTTCTCATCCGCTTCGACGGCGTCCAGAGCGAGGCCAAGGTCTGGGTCAACGGGCGCCCGGCCGGCGCGCACCATGGCGGGTTCAACGCCTTCGAGCTGGACGTGACCGCCCTCGTCCATCCCGGCTCGGCCGCCACCATCGCCGTCTCCGTCCAAAACGAATCGACGGCCGACGATCTGGCCAGCGGCACCCAATACGCCGCCTACCAGTTCGGCGGCCTCACCCGCAAGGCCAGCCTGCTCGCGGTGCCCGAGGTCCACGTCGACCGGCTGCGGATCCGGACCGATTTGGACGACGCCTATCGCGACGCCCGCCTGCGGGTCGATCTATCGCTTGCGAACGCCGGGCGCAGCGCCGCACGCGAAGCCCAGGTCCGTTTCGCCCTGCTCGATCCGTCCGGGAACCCGATGCCCCTGTCCACCGCGCCTCTGAGCGCCTGGGACTTGGCGCCGGGATCGGCGGTGAACAAGGTCTTCGAAGCGGACGTGCGCGATCCGAAGCTCTGGGACGCCGAGCATCCCCGTCTCCATACCCTGATCGTGACCCTGACGGTCGAGGGCCGCCCCGTCGAGACGGTTTCCCGCCGCTTCGGGTTCCGGGAAATCGAGGTTGCGGGAACGCGGGTCTACGTCAACGGGACGCCGATCAAGATCCGCGGCGTCAACCGCCACGAAACCCATCCCTTGCTGGGGCGAAGCCTCACCCCCGAGCTGGGACGCAAGGACGCGGAGCTTTTCCGGGCCGCCAACGTCAACTATATACGGACCTCCCACTACCCGCCGGCCGAGGAGTTTCTGGACGCCTGCGACGAGCTCGGCCTGTTCGTCGAATGCGAAGCGCCCCTGGTCTGGATCGGCCACGGCGCCAATCCCAAGTGGAAGATCGACGCGCCCAACGATCCGAAGTACTACCCCCTCCTCGAGCGGGCCGTCGGCGAAATGATCGCCTTCGACGATCGCCATCCATCGATCATCTTCTGGTCGCTGGCCAACGAATCGACCTGGGGCCCCAATTGGGCCAAGGTCAAGGCCTTCGCCGAGACGCTCGATCCGACCCGGCCCAAGACGTTTCACGACCAGGCTTACGGCGACTACAACAACCTGGGCTCCTCGATCATGGCCGTGGCCAATTATCACTACCCCGGCCCGCAGGGGCCCGAACTGGCGTTGAACTTCCCGCGGCCGCTTCTCTACGGCGAATACTGCCATCTGAACTGCTACAACCGGACCGAGCTGGCCGCCGATCCGGGCCTGCGCGACGAATGGGGCAACGGCCTGCAGCGGCAGTGGGAGAGGATGGCCGGCTCAGCCACGGTCATCGGCGGCGCCATCTGGTCCGGGATCGACGACGTCTTCCAATTGCCGTCGGGCCAAGCGGTCGGCTACGGCGAGTGGGGCCTGCTGGACGGTTGGCGGCGGGAAAAGCCGGAGTACTGGCACCTGAAAAAAAGCTATTCGCCCGTCCGGGTCAAGCCGGAGGTGATCCCCGTTGCGGGCCCCGGCCAACCGATCCGGTTGGAGGTCGAGAACCGCCACGACTTCACCAACCTGTCCGAGATGCGGATCGAATGGCGGCTGGGCGAGGCGCGGGGAACGGCGCACATGGACCTTCCGCCGCGGCGGAGCGGCATTCTCGCGCTGCGCCCGCCGGCCGGCGATTTCCAGGGCCAGACCTTGAAGCTCGAGTTCTGGAGCCCGCGCGGCTTTCTGGCCGAGGCCGTCGAGATTCCCATCGGCCGCCGGACCATCCCCGCGCCGCCCTTCACTGCGGCGATGGCCGGCACGATCGAGCTCAAGGAGGAGGCCGGCCGCTACATCGCCGCCGGCCCATCGACCCGGTGGACGATCAACAAGGCCACGGGCGCCATCCTGGGCGCCGAGACGGACGGGGTCCCGATCCTAGCCGGCGGACCGGTCCTGATGCTTCTGGCCCAAACCTCGGGCCCTTGTGTGACGGACTTCAGCCTGGACATCAAGCCGCTGAACGACGTCGGCTCCGCATGGACGGCGGAATCGGTCAAGGCCGTCCAGGAGGCCGGTGCGGTCGTTTTGACCGTAAAAGGGCGCTATAAAGAAGCCCGCGGCGAGTATCGGATCCGGATCGACGGCGCGGGCCAGGCCGATATCGAGTACTCCTTCGCAGTGGAAGAGAAGATGAACCCTCGCCAATGGGGGCTGGTGCTCTATCTGCCGCGCGAAATGGACAGGCTCGATTGGAGCCGCCAAGGCCTCTGGTCCGTCTATCCCGACGACCACATCGGCCGGCTCCGGGGCACCGCCATAGCGCTCGCCGCCGGACGCGATTTCCGATTTCGCCAGGCGCCCGAGTGGGCCTGGAAAGACGATCAGAACAGCCTGGGCTCGAACGACTTCCGCTCCACCAAGACCGGCCTCGACTGGGCCACGCTGACGTCGGCCAAAGGCTACGGCGCACTGTTGGCATCTGACGGCCGGCACGCTGCGCGGGCCTTCGTCGACGGCGATCGGATCGGATGGCTCATCGCCGACTTCAACACCGGCGGCGGGGATATCTTCTTCGCCCCGCATCACAAGGTCGACGACCGGCCGCTTGAAAAGGGCGCCGTCATCAAAGGCAGGTTCGCCGTCCGCCTTCTGGCCGGCCCGCGCTGA
- the mutS gene encoding DNA mismatch repair protein MutS, whose amino-acid sequence MMEQYFRVKALHPDALLFFRLGDFYEMFYEDARTGAHVLEIALTSRQNVPMCGVPFHAVNSYLAKLLRQGFKVAVCEQVEDPRTAKGVVRREVVKVLTPGTAVEIDPEQGKDSVFVAALHVGPTGWGLALADLAVGEIRVLEGSESDLKPLVDELYKAAPREIVVAEGEEDAAALTAVLDRSDLRRVLKSPVEAWAFEIGHARHTLTSHFGTPTLHGFDLEDKPRAATAAGALLYYLKKVRKDSVSLIGRLSLVRPSDRLILDAATIRNLELVRNARDGRSEDSLLDVIDLTVTAMGGRLIRDWLLRPLTERAGIEARLDAVEAFLGAPIARGEMREALKGILDLERLTGRISLGAAHPRDCVALRKSLLPLPGVRAAIEPVGGALLDGIRSSWDDAGDIAGLIGRAILDEPAFLLTEGGIIRDGYDAELDELRAVSRSGKSFIVELEKRERERTGIGSLKVRYNRVAGYYIEVTKPNLPQVPADYIRKQTLVSSERFLTPELKTYEEKVLHAEERIAEIEARLFQALRETVAAETRRLQAVAAAVARLDVLAGLAELAARRGYARPVIDEGDALTIAGGRHPVVEAVSPEPFIPNDARLDCEADQILIITGPNMGGKSTFLRQTALIALLAQMGSFVPAASASIGLLDRIFTRIGATDFLSAGQSTFMVEMLETAAILHNATPRSLILLDEIGRGTSTFDGLSIAWAVAEYLHENERVRAKTLFATHYHELTELALTLPRIKNHHVAVEERGGEVVFLRRIVPGPSDRSYGIHVAQLAGLPREVISRAREILFNLEKAELDDAGTPRLAYAKERKPDRRQMWLFGQDRQSSALEEIRESLENCEVGALTPLEALNLLNRLVERLRQ is encoded by the coding sequence ATGATGGAGCAGTATTTCCGGGTCAAGGCGCTTCACCCCGACGCGCTCCTGTTTTTCCGGCTGGGGGATTTCTACGAGATGTTCTATGAGGATGCCCGGACGGGCGCCCACGTCCTGGAAATCGCCCTGACCTCTCGCCAGAACGTGCCGATGTGCGGCGTGCCCTTCCACGCCGTCAACTCCTACTTGGCCAAGCTGTTGCGCCAGGGCTTCAAAGTGGCCGTCTGCGAGCAGGTCGAGGATCCCAGGACGGCCAAGGGAGTCGTCCGCCGCGAGGTCGTCAAGGTTCTGACTCCGGGGACGGCCGTGGAGATCGACCCCGAGCAAGGCAAGGACAGCGTCTTCGTGGCTGCCCTGCATGTCGGCCCGACGGGTTGGGGCCTGGCCTTGGCCGACCTGGCGGTGGGGGAAATCAGGGTTCTCGAAGGCAGTGAGTCCGACCTCAAGCCTCTCGTGGACGAGCTTTACAAGGCCGCGCCGCGGGAGATCGTCGTTGCGGAAGGCGAGGAGGATGCGGCCGCCCTGACGGCCGTCCTGGATCGAAGCGACCTACGCCGCGTCCTCAAGAGCCCGGTCGAGGCTTGGGCCTTTGAGATCGGCCATGCCCGCCACACCCTGACCAGCCATTTCGGGACGCCCACCCTGCACGGCTTCGACCTGGAAGACAAGCCGCGAGCCGCGACGGCGGCGGGAGCCCTCCTCTATTATCTTAAGAAAGTCCGCAAGGATTCGGTCTCGCTTATCGGCCGTTTGAGCTTGGTCCGGCCGTCCGACCGGCTGATCCTGGATGCGGCCACCATCCGCAATCTCGAGCTCGTCCGCAATGCCCGCGACGGCCGGAGCGAGGATTCGCTGCTCGACGTCATCGATCTGACCGTGACGGCCATGGGCGGCCGCCTGATCCGCGACTGGCTTCTGCGGCCCCTCACCGAGCGGGCCGGGATCGAAGCCCGGCTCGATGCCGTCGAGGCTTTTCTCGGAGCCCCCATCGCCCGCGGCGAGATGCGCGAAGCGCTCAAGGGCATCCTCGACCTGGAGCGGCTGACGGGCCGGATCAGCCTGGGGGCGGCCCATCCCCGCGATTGCGTGGCCCTGCGCAAGTCGCTTCTCCCCCTGCCGGGAGTCCGGGCGGCGATCGAACCGGTCGGAGGGGCGCTCCTGGACGGAATCCGCTCCTCCTGGGACGATGCCGGCGACATCGCCGGGCTCATCGGCCGGGCGATTTTGGACGAGCCCGCCTTCCTCCTGACCGAGGGCGGGATCATCCGGGACGGCTACGATGCGGAGCTCGACGAGCTGCGGGCGGTCAGCCGGTCCGGCAAGTCGTTCATCGTCGAGCTGGAGAAGCGCGAGCGGGAGCGGACCGGCATCGGCTCGCTTAAAGTCCGCTACAATCGGGTGGCCGGCTACTATATCGAAGTGACCAAGCCGAACCTGCCCCAGGTGCCGGCCGATTACATCCGCAAGCAAACGCTCGTTTCCTCGGAGCGGTTCCTGACCCCCGAGCTCAAGACCTACGAGGAGAAAGTCCTCCATGCCGAGGAGCGGATCGCCGAAATCGAAGCCCGCCTGTTCCAAGCGCTTCGCGAGACCGTGGCCGCCGAAACGAGACGGCTGCAGGCCGTCGCGGCCGCGGTGGCCCGGCTCGATGTCCTGGCCGGACTGGCCGAACTGGCTGCCCGCCGCGGCTATGCCCGTCCCGTCATCGACGAAGGGGACGCCCTGACCATCGCCGGCGGGCGGCACCCGGTGGTCGAGGCCGTCAGCCCCGAGCCGTTCATTCCCAATGACGCCCGGCTCGACTGCGAGGCCGACCAGATCCTGATCATCACCGGCCCCAACATGGGCGGCAAGTCGACCTTCCTGCGGCAGACCGCCTTGATCGCCCTCTTGGCCCAGATGGGCTCCTTCGTTCCCGCGGCATCGGCCTCCATCGGCCTGCTGGACCGCATCTTCACCCGGATCGGGGCCACCGATTTCCTGAGCGCCGGGCAGTCGACCTTCATGGTCGAGATGCTGGAGACGGCGGCCATTCTCCATAACGCGACACCGCGCAGCCTCATCCTCCTGGACGAGATCGGGCGCGGCACCAGCACCTTCGACGGCTTGAGCATCGCCTGGGCCGTGGCCGAGTATCTGCACGAGAACGAGCGGGTTCGGGCCAAGACGCTCTTCGCCACCCATTACCACGAGCTCACCGAGCTCGCCCTGACCCTGCCGCGGATCAAGAACCATCACGTGGCCGTCGAGGAAAGGGGCGGGGAGGTGGTCTTTCTCCGCCGCATCGTGCCCGGCCCTTCCGATCGCAGCTACGGCATTCACGTGGCCCAGCTGGCCGGATTGCCGCGCGAGGTCATCAGCCGAGCCCGGGAGATCTTGTTCAACCTGGAGAAGGCCGAGCTCGACGACGCCGGAACGCCGCGCCTGGCCTACGCCAAGGAGCGCAAGCCCGACCGGCGGCAGATGTGGCTGTTCGGGCAGGATCGCCAGAGCTCCGCCCTGGAAGAGATTCGGGAGTCTCTGGAAAACTGCGAGGTCGGCGCCCTCACCCCCCTGGAAGCGCTTAATCTATTGAACCGGCTGGTCGAGCGGTTGCGTCAGTAG
- the clpB gene encoding ATP-dependent chaperone ClpB, with amino-acid sequence MRWERTTVKSQEAFQAAERKAAESGHAEIRDLHLLYALLGQDGGTVAAVLDKLGADRGRMGAELDGVFQRMPRVQGGTAAPAAMSAGLAALAAGAEKEAEALKDEYVSTEHLLLAMLKQEGSEAGRLLGRFGATPEGVLQALTVIRGSQRITDPEPEAKYQALDKYTRDFTALARQGKLDPVIGREEEIRRVIQVLSRRTKNNPVLIGEAGVGKTAVAEGLAQRIADGDVPQPLKDKRLVALDVGALLAGTKYRGEFEDRLKAILKEIKDADGGIILFIDELHTIVGAGAAEGAMDASNMLKPALARGELRCVGATTLNEYQKHIEKDAALERRFQPVLVGEPSVEDTISILRGLKEKYELHHGVRIRDAALIAAATLSNRYITNRFLPDKAIDLMDEAASHIRIAVESLPEDIDELDRRVRQIEVERQALKKESDAGSKERLAGLAKELAGLKERGDGLKAQWRREKDLIDAAKALKGRQDALKAEEQSAERRGDLEKVAEIRYGKLIEAGREMERITAELATVQKTRKMLKEEVDEEDVAEVVSKWTGIPVSKMLEGDVERLIKMEPSLARRVVGQEEALRAVSDTIRRARAGLQDAARPLGSFIFLGPTGVGKTELARALAEFLFDSEKALIRLDMSEYMEKHAVARLIGAPPGYVGYEEGGQLTEAVKRRPYAIILLDEIEKAHPDVFNILLQILDDGRLTDGKGRTVDFRNALIIMTSNLGSQAVKDLNRDYEAMQREVKRILEGHFRPEFLNRVDEIIIFRPLGQEAILRIVDLQAELLRRRLADRKLGLELTAKAKELLADRGYDPVYGARPLKRTIQQDIQNPLAMRILAGEFRPGETIVVDVDGRGGFVFKRA; translated from the coding sequence ATGCGTTGGGAGCGCACCACGGTCAAATCGCAAGAGGCTTTCCAGGCCGCCGAGCGGAAGGCGGCCGAATCCGGCCACGCCGAGATTCGGGATCTCCATCTGCTGTACGCCCTACTCGGCCAGGACGGGGGGACCGTGGCCGCCGTTCTCGACAAGCTGGGCGCCGACCGCGGCCGGATGGGCGCCGAGCTGGACGGCGTCTTCCAGCGGATGCCCCGCGTCCAGGGCGGCACGGCCGCCCCGGCCGCGATGTCCGCCGGATTGGCCGCGCTGGCGGCGGGGGCGGAGAAGGAGGCCGAGGCGCTCAAGGATGAGTATGTCTCGACCGAGCATCTGCTGCTGGCGATGCTGAAACAGGAAGGCTCCGAAGCCGGCCGTCTGCTGGGCCGCTTCGGCGCGACCCCCGAAGGCGTCCTGCAGGCCTTGACCGTGATCCGCGGCAGCCAGCGGATCACCGATCCCGAACCTGAGGCCAAGTATCAGGCTCTGGACAAGTACACCCGGGATTTCACCGCGCTGGCCCGCCAAGGCAAGCTTGACCCGGTCATCGGCCGCGAAGAGGAGATTCGGCGGGTCATCCAAGTCCTGTCGCGGCGGACCAAGAACAACCCCGTGCTGATCGGCGAGGCGGGCGTCGGCAAGACGGCGGTGGCCGAGGGGCTGGCCCAGCGGATCGCCGACGGCGACGTCCCCCAGCCGCTCAAGGACAAGCGGCTTGTCGCTCTGGACGTGGGGGCGCTCCTGGCCGGGACCAAGTACCGCGGCGAGTTCGAGGACCGGCTCAAAGCCATCCTCAAGGAGATCAAGGACGCCGACGGCGGCATCATTCTATTTATCGATGAGCTCCACACCATCGTCGGGGCGGGCGCCGCGGAAGGGGCCATGGATGCCTCGAACATGCTCAAGCCCGCCCTGGCCCGGGGCGAGCTGCGCTGCGTCGGGGCCACGACCCTCAACGAATACCAGAAGCACATCGAGAAGGACGCCGCCCTGGAGCGCCGCTTCCAGCCCGTTTTGGTCGGCGAGCCGTCGGTCGAGGACACCATCTCCATCCTCCGCGGGCTGAAGGAGAAATACGAGCTGCATCACGGCGTCCGCATCCGCGACGCGGCGCTGATCGCCGCCGCAACCCTGTCCAACCGCTACATCACCAACCGCTTCCTGCCGGACAAAGCCATCGACCTGATGGACGAGGCCGCCTCCCACATCCGCATCGCCGTGGAAAGCCTGCCCGAGGACATCGACGAGCTGGACCGGCGCGTCCGCCAAATCGAGGTCGAGCGCCAGGCGCTCAAAAAGGAGTCGGATGCGGGGTCCAAGGAGAGGCTGGCCGGGCTGGCCAAGGAGCTGGCCGGCCTGAAGGAGAGGGGCGATGGGCTGAAGGCGCAGTGGCGGCGGGAGAAGGATCTCATCGACGCGGCCAAGGCCCTCAAGGGTCGGCAGGATGCGCTCAAGGCCGAGGAGCAGTCGGCCGAGCGGCGCGGCGACCTGGAGAAGGTGGCCGAGATCCGGTACGGCAAGCTTATCGAAGCCGGGCGCGAGATGGAGCGAATCACGGCCGAGCTGGCTACCGTCCAGAAGACCCGCAAAATGCTCAAAGAAGAGGTCGACGAGGAGGACGTTGCCGAGGTCGTTTCCAAGTGGACCGGCATCCCGGTGTCCAAGATGCTGGAAGGGGACGTCGAGCGGCTGATCAAGATGGAGCCGAGCCTGGCCCGGCGGGTCGTCGGCCAGGAGGAAGCCCTGCGGGCGGTCTCGGACACCATTCGGAGAGCCAGGGCCGGCCTGCAGGATGCGGCCCGCCCGTTGGGCTCGTTCATCTTCCTGGGGCCGACCGGCGTCGGCAAGACCGAGCTGGCCCGGGCCTTGGCCGAGTTCCTGTTCGATTCCGAGAAGGCCTTGATCCGGCTCGATATGTCCGAATACATGGAAAAGCACGCCGTAGCCCGCCTCATCGGCGCCCCTCCGGGCTATGTCGGCTACGAGGAGGGCGGCCAGCTGACCGAGGCCGTCAAGCGACGGCCCTATGCCATCATTCTTCTGGACGAGATCGAGAAGGCCCACCCCGACGTCTTCAACATCCTGCTCCAGATCCTCGACGACGGCCGGTTGACGGACGGCAAAGGGCGGACCGTGGATTTCCGCAACGCCCTCATCATCATGACCTCCAATCTGGGGAGTCAGGCGGTCAAGGATTTGAACCGCGACTACGAGGCCATGCAGCGCGAGGTCAAGCGCATTCTGGAGGGCCACTTCCGGCCGGAATTCCTGAACCGGGTGGACGAGATCATCATCTTCCGTCCGCTGGGCCAAGAGGCCATCCTCCGGATCGTCGACCTGCAGGCCGAACTGCTGCGGCGGCGCCTGGCCGACCGCAAACTGGGCCTCGAGCTGACCGCCAAGGCCAAGGAGCTTCTAGCCGACCGGGGCTACGATCCGGTCTACGGGGCCCGGCCGCTCAAGCGCACGATCCAGCAGGACATCCAGAACCCGCTGGCCATGAGGATCCTGGCCGGCGAGTTCCGTCCGGGCGAGACGATCGTCGTCGATGTGGACGGCCGAGGCGGCTTCGTCTTCAAGCGGGCTTGA
- a CDS encoding outer membrane protein transport protein — translation MKIRKILTTAAALLAVCVLASGNGLNLNGLGSRAISMGGAYVGLANDFSSLFWNPAGLAHIRNKTFGFYGADILPSGSYNYSVSYPAPVGTLTLVDAKTLTKNYLGGMAVYVQPVTSNLVVAMGVYTPSGSGAAWDGADMGALSGGATNLDWSSKVGLVTFAPSIAYRLNDMFTFGASLNINYGMFDLSTYGGSIPGLIDLGQYTESETGWGLGATFGMQFQPHPMVRLGLVYRTSSTVKFSGTAEMSQLQILGASPESDMTRDLTWPAWLAGGIAIMPTDRLTVTADIQYTNWKKIETLDTAYLNPFWSLLMTTAGQTSIPMAWRDAVQIRFGAEYKLSPSLAIRGGYYNDPAPAPDETMTILLPNYDFNVLTFGLGYETKGLSLDFGVEVLMGKERSIGAELVDAMPGVYNMKILLPTISVHYKF, via the coding sequence ATGAAGATCCGCAAGATTCTAACGACCGCAGCCGCCCTCCTGGCGGTCTGTGTTCTCGCTTCCGGCAACGGCCTGAACCTGAACGGCCTCGGCAGCCGGGCCATCTCCATGGGCGGCGCCTACGTCGGCCTGGCCAACGATTTCAGCTCCCTCTTTTGGAACCCTGCGGGATTGGCCCATATCCGGAACAAGACCTTCGGCTTCTACGGCGCCGACATCCTGCCGTCGGGATCGTACAATTATTCGGTCTCCTATCCGGCCCCGGTCGGGACGCTGACCCTGGTCGACGCCAAGACCCTGACCAAGAACTACCTGGGCGGCATGGCCGTCTATGTCCAGCCCGTCACTTCGAACCTGGTTGTGGCCATGGGCGTCTACACGCCTTCGGGGTCCGGCGCCGCTTGGGACGGCGCGGACATGGGCGCCCTATCGGGCGGCGCCACGAACCTCGACTGGTCGAGCAAAGTCGGGCTGGTGACCTTCGCGCCGTCGATCGCCTACCGGCTCAACGACATGTTCACCTTCGGCGCCTCCCTGAACATCAACTACGGCATGTTCGATCTCTCCACGTACGGCGGCTCGATCCCCGGGCTCATCGATCTCGGGCAGTATACCGAATCGGAGACCGGCTGGGGCCTGGGGGCGACGTTCGGCATGCAGTTCCAGCCCCATCCGATGGTCCGCCTGGGCCTGGTCTACCGGACCTCCAGCACCGTCAAGTTCTCCGGCACGGCGGAAATGTCCCAGCTCCAGATCCTAGGCGCGTCGCCGGAATCGGACATGACCCGGGATCTGACCTGGCCGGCTTGGCTGGCCGGCGGTATCGCCATCATGCCGACCGATCGTCTGACCGTGACGGCCGACATCCAATATACCAACTGGAAGAAGATCGAGACCCTCGACACCGCCTATTTGAACCCGTTCTGGTCGCTGTTGATGACCACGGCGGGCCAGACCTCCATCCCCATGGCCTGGCGGGACGCCGTGCAGATCCGGTTCGGGGCCGAGTACAAGCTCAGCCCCTCGCTGGCGATCCGCGGCGGGTACTACAACGACCCCGCCCCGGCTCCCGATGAGACGATGACCATCCTCCTGCCCAACTACGACTTCAACGTCCTGACCTTCGGGCTCGGCTACGAGACCAAGGGCCTGAGCCTGGATTTCGGGGTGGAGGTCCTCATGGGCAAGGAGCGGTCGATCGGGGCCGAGCTCGTCGACGCCATGCCCGGCGTCTATAATATGAAAATCCTCCTCCCGACGATCTCGGTGCATTATAAGTTCTGA
- a CDS encoding UTP--glucose-1-phosphate uridylyltransferase translates to MPKVRKVLIPAAGFGTRSLPASKAVPKEMLPLVDKPLIQVAVEEAVAAGFSEIGIIIAPWKTAIRDHFGPSPALEAFLAKKGRADLLDGLRRIQSLAEITFLEQREQLGLGHAVSMGEAFAAGEPVAVMNPDTVYDCDVPCLGQLKAVFEETGAATVVLGRIGPEETRTKGVARVEPIRGNVYRVLDLVEKPGPENAPSDMGVLGRYVFTPGVFEAIRATRPGYGGEIQITDAIRILLGREPVRGVLFEGRRFDAGEPGGYIEAFAAFAAKRREPF, encoded by the coding sequence ATGCCCAAGGTTCGAAAAGTCCTCATCCCGGCCGCCGGCTTCGGCACCCGCTCCCTGCCCGCGTCCAAGGCCGTGCCGAAAGAGATGCTGCCGCTCGTCGACAAGCCCCTCATTCAAGTGGCGGTTGAGGAAGCGGTCGCGGCGGGGTTCAGCGAGATCGGGATCATCATCGCGCCCTGGAAGACGGCCATCCGCGACCATTTCGGACCCAGTCCCGCCCTCGAAGCCTTTCTGGCGAAGAAAGGCCGGGCGGACTTGCTCGACGGGCTCCGTCGGATCCAGTCCCTGGCCGAAATCACCTTCCTCGAACAACGCGAACAGCTCGGCCTCGGCCACGCCGTTTCGATGGGCGAGGCCTTTGCCGCGGGCGAGCCCGTCGCGGTGATGAATCCTGATACTGTCTACGACTGCGATGTGCCCTGCCTGGGCCAGTTGAAGGCGGTGTTTGAAGAGACCGGCGCCGCGACGGTCGTCCTCGGCCGAATCGGGCCCGAGGAGACGCGAACAAAGGGTGTTGCCCGTGTGGAGCCGATCCGGGGCAACGTCTATCGCGTCCTGGACCTGGTCGAGAAGCCCGGGCCCGAAAACGCCCCCTCGGACATGGGTGTCCTGGGACGCTATGTCTTCACTCCCGGCGTGTTCGAAGCCATCCGGGCGACGCGGCCCGGATACGGCGGCGAAATCCAGATCACCGACGCGATCCGGATTCTCCTGGGTCGGGAGCCGGTTCGGGGCGTCCTTTTCGAGGGCCGGCGGTTCGACGCCGGCGAGCCGGGGGGGTATATCGAGGCCTTCGCGGCGTTCGCCGCCAAGCGGCGGGAACCGTTCTAG